In Deinococcus maricopensis DSM 21211, one genomic interval encodes:
- a CDS encoding TetR/AcrR family transcriptional regulator: protein MADFPLSARPQDARSRRTRLALRRALVELVREHGYANVSVQALTARAGVHRTTFYRHHQDKYDVVQDVLNDLSAALEAAHARLRGPVRSRAWLDPAVDPPELTLVFLAHVEENADFYRLMLGANGMPAFFLELHQRLEDFLERLLPQHLLTSTPALVPPTLCAPVLASMGLSIVLWWLRSGLQPDRVQVARWLVRLEVVGLFGGALPDAPPAGPERST from the coding sequence ATGGCTGACTTTCCCCTGTCGGCGCGGCCCCAGGACGCCCGGTCCCGCCGGACGCGCCTCGCGTTGCGGCGGGCCCTCGTGGAACTCGTCCGCGAGCATGGGTACGCGAATGTGAGCGTGCAGGCCCTCACGGCCCGCGCGGGCGTGCACCGTACGACCTTCTACCGCCACCACCAGGACAAGTACGACGTCGTTCAGGACGTCCTGAACGACCTGAGTGCCGCGCTGGAGGCGGCGCATGCGCGCCTGCGCGGGCCGGTGCGATCACGTGCGTGGCTGGACCCTGCCGTAGACCCGCCGGAACTGACGCTGGTGTTCCTGGCACACGTGGAGGAGAACGCCGACTTCTACCGCCTGATGCTGGGCGCGAACGGTATGCCGGCGTTCTTCCTGGAGCTGCATCAGCGGCTGGAGGACTTCCTGGAGCGGCTGCTCCCTCAGCACCTGCTGACCAGCACGCCGGCGCTCGTGCCGCCCACGTTGTGCGCGCCGGTCCTGGCGAGCATGGGCCTCTCGATCGTGCTGTGGTGGCTGCGGTCCGGGTTGCAGCCGGACCGCGTGCAGGTGGCCCGCTGGCTGGTACGCCTGGAAGTCGTGGGCCTGTTTGGTGGCGCCCTGCCGGACGCTCCGCCCGCCGGGCCGGAGCGCTCGACCTGA